From the Syngnathoides biaculeatus isolate LvHL_M chromosome 10, ASM1980259v1, whole genome shotgun sequence genome, one window contains:
- the mkrn2os.2 gene encoding MKRN2 opposite strand protein, with protein sequence MDDPAVICVRHECLKDVFCFSLPQTCPACGERLAGRRLREPPVAIPNPLCDGHKTPCCLLVAPAGRNADRDFSGTWELHTGISNTSGVVYNYTERGVVRDRNGWRGCVSVPLVRPDTFHLLAQWDRYLEQFSRGPLWDPARRSFAEDSHNCLTFCVEFINGVLAAEAPGPARVSRDALARARILPAVSRACKFAALCRHLRRRQFYVADRRPAPTTSPIRTLHQGERDF encoded by the exons ATGGACGACCCCGCCGTGATCTGCGTGCGCCACGAGTGCCTGAAGGATGTTTTCTGCTTCTCGTTACCGCAAACGTGCCCGGCGTGCGGCGAGCGTCTGGCGGGACGACGCCTGCGGGAGCCGCCGGTCGCCATTCCCAACCCGCTCTGCGACGGACACAAGACGCCGTGCTGCCTCCTGGTTGCGCCGGCGGGCCGCAACGCCGACAg AGACTTTTCCGGAACGTGGGAACTTCACACGGGGATCTCCAACACCTCAG GCGTGGTCTACAACTACACGGAGAGGGGCGTGGTCCGAGACCGGAACGGCTGGCGCGGCTGCGTGAGCGTCCCCCTGGTGAGACCCGACACCTTCCACCTCCTGGCTCAGTGGGATCGCTATCTGGAGCAGTTCTCACGTGGACCCCTGTGGGACCCCGCCCGCCGCAG CTTTGCCGAGGACTCCCACAACTGTCTGACGTTCTGCGTGGAGTTCATCAACGGCGTGCTGGCCGCCGAGGCCCCGGGCCCGGCTCGCGTCAGCAGGGACGCCCTCGCGCGCGCCAGGATCCTGCCCGCCGTGAGCCGAGCGTGCAAGTTCGCGGCGCTGTGCCGACACCTTCGACGGCGACAATTCTACGTGGCCGACAGGCGGCCCGCGCCCACGACGTCGCCGATTCGCACTCTTCACCAGGGGGAGCGGGACTTTTGA